The genome window CGATTTCCTCCAAGGTAAATCCGCGTGTTTCAGGGACTCTAATTCGGATAAATAATACCCCAAGCAAACAAATCACACCGAAGATTGCAAAAACAGCTTCTTGAGATATGGAAGCAATCATAATTGGGAACAGCAATCCAACTAAGAAAGAACCTATCCAGTTAAATGATGATGCCAATCCTGATGCACGTCCCCGAATCATCAATGGGAATATTTCTCCTACAATAACCCACGTTAATGGAGCCCATGTGAATGAATAAAATGCTACATATATACTTAGAAATGCAACAATCAGCATTGGATTTGCATTTGGAATTACTAGATTCAAGATTGCAGGGAAAATGAAGGACAGCCCCATAACCATTCCACCCAATGTTAATAAAGTACGGCGATTAAATTTATCAGCAATCAGCAGGAATAGTAATGAACCTAGTACGAGAATAACCCCTTGAATAATTGGCCACATCAATGCTGAGCCAGCTGCATGCCCTGTTGCGTTTTCTACGATCATAGGAATGTAATAAAATATTGCATTAGCACCTTGGAATTGTTGAAAAGCAGCAACACCAACACCGGCAATGACTAAGTAACGGTATTTATTACTAAGCAGTGAACCCCATGATACATTTTTACTTGCCAGTTTTTCCTCTTTAACAGTATCTTGAATTTGTTTTATTTCAGAATCAAGTTCTGCTTTTGGACGAATATAGCTCAAAACTTTACGTGCTTCATCAAGTCTATTATTCTTTACTAAAAAGCGTGGAGATTCAGGTAACCTTAACACTCCAATAAATAAAATCAATGCAGGCACGGCAGCCAAACTAAGCATCAACCGCCAAGCCATTGTTCCTGGCAAGTCTTTCAAAAAATAAGCGACAATGTACGAAAGCAACATCCCAGAAACAATCATTGTTTGATTAATTCCTGAAAGACGTCCACGTAAACGTGCAGGCGCCATTTCTGACATATAGGCTGGGACCAACGCTGAAGCAGCACCAACAGCCAGTCCTAATAAAACCCGAGAAAATATCATAAAGAGAATCCCATTATGAGGGGCTATTCCTGCCAAAATAGATCCAACAGCAAAAATGATAGAAGATATTAATATCATTTTGCGTCGCCCTAAACGATCAGACAGTTGTCCAGCCAACGCTCCTCCAAAAATAGCTCCC of Oceanobacillus zhaokaii contains these proteins:
- a CDS encoding sugar porter family MFS transporter; translated protein: MVNEKKITSGFIYFFGAFGGILFGYDIGVMTGALPFLQQDWNLQNNPSAIGWITSSLMLGAIFGGALAGQLSDRLGRRKMILISSIIFAVGSILAGIAPHNGILFMIFSRVLLGLAVGAASALVPAYMSEMAPARLRGRLSGINQTMIVSGMLLSYIVAYFLKDLPGTMAWRLMLSLAAVPALILFIGVLRLPESPRFLVKNNRLDEARKVLSYIRPKAELDSEIKQIQDTVKEEKLASKNVSWGSLLSNKYRYLVIAGVGVAAFQQFQGANAIFYYIPMIVENATGHAAGSALMWPIIQGVILVLGSLLFLLIADKFNRRTLLTLGGMVMGLSFIFPAILNLVIPNANPMLIVAFLSIYVAFYSFTWAPLTWVIVGEIFPLMIRGRASGLASSFNWIGSFLVGLLFPIMIASISQEAVFAIFGVICLLGVLFIRIRVPETRGFTLEEIERIGESRQAKGKSA